A part of Sulfurifustis variabilis genomic DNA contains:
- a CDS encoding amidohydrolase family protein has translation MSGEEGGSSRLRQTLGFLSLPVALTLFALYYFRDANPQPPIYDVQMHYNREAWEYFSPRAVIGTLEELNVTQALVSSTPNEGTFRLQTRNRQIIVPFLSPYRSREDRETWVDDATLPGYLRQELSNQAYRGIGELHLVAGQLHKPVVRQVLELAGEQGLAINLHAEAPLVEEIFAIAPNLRVLWAHAGMTASPEVVGALLDRFPNLATELSHRTDIAPGGKLAPAWSALFLRHPDRFMVGSGTYTNEFWYQFRYILGHYRRWLAALPPHVAEQIAYRNALRFFAPA, from the coding sequence ATGTCAGGCGAAGAAGGCGGTTCCTCCCGGCTCCGGCAGACCCTGGGCTTCCTGAGCCTCCCGGTCGCGCTCACGCTGTTCGCCCTCTATTACTTTCGCGACGCGAACCCGCAGCCGCCGATCTACGACGTGCAGATGCACTACAACCGGGAGGCCTGGGAGTACTTCTCGCCGAGGGCCGTGATCGGCACCCTGGAGGAGCTCAACGTCACCCAGGCGCTGGTGTCCAGCACGCCGAACGAAGGCACCTTCCGCCTGCAGACGCGCAACCGCCAGATCATCGTCCCGTTCCTCTCGCCCTACCGCAGCCGCGAGGACCGGGAGACGTGGGTGGACGACGCGACGTTGCCCGGTTACCTGAGACAGGAGCTCTCCAACCAGGCGTACCGCGGGATCGGGGAGCTCCACCTGGTCGCCGGGCAGCTGCACAAGCCGGTCGTCCGCCAGGTCCTCGAGCTGGCCGGCGAGCAGGGGCTGGCGATCAACCTGCACGCGGAGGCGCCCCTGGTCGAGGAGATCTTCGCCATCGCGCCGAACCTGCGCGTGCTCTGGGCGCACGCGGGGATGACGGCGAGCCCCGAGGTGGTCGGCGCGCTGCTCGACCGCTTCCCGAATCTCGCGACCGAGCTCTCGCATCGCACCGACATCGCACCCGGCGGCAAGCTGGCGCCGGCCTGGTCGGCGCTCTTCCTGCGTCACCCCGACCGCTTCATGGTGGGCAGCGGCACGTACACGAACGAGTTCTGGTACCAGTTCCGCTACATACTCGGCCACTATCGTCGCTGGCTCGCCGCGCTGCCGCCCCACGTGGCGGAGCAGATCGCCTACCGGAACGCGCTGCGCTTTTTCGCGCCGGCCTGA
- a CDS encoding MBL fold metallo-hydrolase: MNTRRGVGWLISAALLAGGAMNATGAERAPGGMESKAARITVLYDAFGKASDMKKDWGFAAYIEYGGKRVLFDTGNNADVFAHNVKAKGIDLTKLDFAVVSHRHGDHTSGLNHLVRTNPNLTIYAPQENFGVFGAALPGTFYRRNESLPPEMRYFDGNPPQTMRFGTPWPQGNFTWVAKQTEIAPGFHLIALRGPWGVDLDVIELSLAIDTPEGIVLVVGCSHPTIEKIVEAARTTIARPIHLVVGGTHLLPAKDDEIARIALSLKDHAKVAWIAPVHCTGEPAFEILKRTFGDRYLYAGLGTTITSGPDVKSLSADGTPHTHAMDAEDRRRYRQLLAHSDDNPARLVAHDHRH; encoded by the coding sequence ATGAACACGAGACGCGGTGTCGGCTGGTTGATCAGCGCGGCGCTCCTGGCCGGAGGCGCGATGAACGCGACCGGGGCCGAGCGTGCGCCGGGCGGCATGGAGTCGAAAGCGGCGCGGATCACCGTTCTCTACGACGCCTTCGGCAAGGCGTCCGACATGAAGAAGGACTGGGGTTTCGCCGCGTACATCGAGTACGGCGGCAAGCGCGTGCTGTTCGACACGGGCAACAACGCCGACGTCTTCGCGCACAACGTGAAGGCCAAGGGGATCGACCTGACGAAGCTCGACTTCGCCGTCGTCTCCCACCGCCACGGCGACCACACCAGCGGCCTGAATCACCTCGTGCGCACGAACCCGAACCTGACGATCTACGCGCCGCAGGAGAACTTCGGCGTCTTCGGCGCGGCCCTGCCCGGAACCTTCTACCGGCGCAACGAGTCGCTGCCTCCCGAAATGCGCTACTTCGACGGGAACCCGCCGCAGACCATGCGCTTCGGCACGCCGTGGCCGCAGGGCAACTTCACCTGGGTGGCGAAACAGACGGAGATCGCGCCCGGGTTCCACCTCATCGCGCTGCGCGGACCGTGGGGCGTCGATCTCGACGTGATCGAGCTCTCGCTCGCCATCGACACGCCGGAGGGCATCGTGCTGGTGGTGGGCTGCAGCCATCCCACCATCGAAAAGATCGTCGAGGCGGCGCGCACGACGATCGCCAGGCCCATTCACCTCGTTGTCGGCGGCACCCATCTGCTTCCGGCGAAGGACGACGAGATCGCCCGCATCGCCCTGTCGCTCAAGGACCACGCGAAGGTCGCCTGGATCGCGCCGGTCCACTGCACGGGCGAGCCGGCCTTCGAGATCCTGAAAAGGACCTTCGGCGACCGCTACCTCTACGCCGGTCTCGGCACCACGATCACCTCCGGTCCCGACGTGAAGTCGCTGTCCGCCGACGGCACGCCGCACACGCACGCGATGGATGCGGAGGACCGCCGGCGCTACCGGCAGTTGCTCGCGCACAGCGACGACAACCCGGCGAGGCTCGTGGCGCACGACCATCGGCACTGA
- a CDS encoding SRPBCC family protein — protein MRRSRTVSVPIECPPRAVYEFVVKPENLPLWATAFCRSVRQSGDEWIVETPDGPMTIEFVRTNDLGVLDHYVSPAPGVQVFNPMRVVPNADGSEVIFTLFQPPEVSDERFAGDAALVERDLRTLKRVLEQR, from the coding sequence GTGCGCAGATCGAGGACCGTGAGCGTGCCGATCGAGTGCCCGCCCAGGGCGGTGTACGAGTTCGTCGTGAAGCCGGAGAACCTCCCGCTGTGGGCAACGGCGTTCTGCCGTTCCGTGCGCCAATCCGGGGACGAATGGATCGTGGAGACACCGGACGGCCCGATGACGATCGAGTTCGTCCGCACGAACGATCTCGGCGTGCTGGACCACTACGTGAGCCCGGCCCCCGGCGTTCAGGTCTTCAACCCGATGCGGGTGGTGCCGAATGCGGACGGCAGCGAGGTGATCTTCACGCTGTTTCAGCCGCCCGAGGTCTCCGACGAGCGATTTGCCGGGGATGCGGCCCTGGTCGAGCGCGATCTGCGCACGCTCAAGCGCGTCCTGGAACAACGTTGA
- a CDS encoding DUF4870 family protein — MEAPEAPNSVTPAGVPPERPLITIANVVYGLQAVGLLLPITFIAGIIINYVKRDDARTTLVESHFRWQIRTFWYGLLWGALGGLTAVIGIGAVILFAAYVWVMYRIIRGWLNLVDRKPMYLKASDK; from the coding sequence ATGGAAGCGCCCGAAGCGCCGAATTCCGTGACGCCGGCCGGCGTGCCCCCCGAGCGGCCGCTCATCACCATCGCCAACGTCGTGTACGGCCTGCAGGCCGTCGGCCTGCTCCTGCCCATCACGTTCATCGCCGGGATCATCATCAACTACGTCAAGCGCGACGACGCGCGCACGACGCTCGTCGAATCCCACTTCCGCTGGCAGATCCGCACGTTCTGGTACGGGCTGCTCTGGGGCGCCCTCGGCGGCCTCACCGCGGTCATCGGCATCGGCGCCGTGATCCTCTTCGCCGCCTACGTCTGGGTCATGTACCGCATCATTCGCGGCTGGCTCAACCTGGTCGACCGCAAGCCGATGTACCTGAAGGCCAGTGACAAGTGA
- a CDS encoding CheR family methyltransferase: MTFLQWALPRLHLRWPGFRRVRRQVCRRVDARMRALHLTDIDAYRAHLERRPDEWAILDGLCRITISVFYRDKAVFDFLADAVLPALSQQARERHEPSMRAWSIGCASGEEPYTLLLAWRLGRSVPMPGIGLDILATDVDATVLQRAATACYPSSSIKLLPPAWSAAAFDRIDGRYCLREPYRTGVRFERQDVRTALPDRRFDLILCRNLAFTYFDAALQRETLGRLLARLRPGGAFVIGRREALPEGSHLAAWRGDLGVYRLPP, translated from the coding sequence GTGACCTTTCTGCAATGGGCCCTGCCCCGATTGCACCTGCGCTGGCCCGGCTTCCGGAGGGTGCGCCGGCAGGTGTGCCGCCGCGTCGACGCGCGGATGCGCGCGCTTCACCTGACCGACATCGACGCCTACCGCGCGCATCTCGAGCGCCGTCCCGACGAATGGGCGATCCTCGATGGCCTGTGCCGGATCACCATCTCGGTGTTCTACCGCGACAAGGCGGTGTTCGATTTCCTGGCGGACGCCGTGCTTCCCGCGCTGTCGCAGCAGGCGCGAGAGCGACACGAGCCGAGCATGCGGGCGTGGAGCATAGGTTGCGCCTCGGGCGAGGAGCCGTACACGCTGCTCCTCGCCTGGCGGCTCGGCCGGAGCGTGCCCATGCCCGGCATCGGCCTGGATATCCTGGCGACGGACGTCGATGCCACGGTGCTGCAACGCGCGGCCACCGCCTGCTATCCCTCCAGCAGCATCAAGCTCCTGCCTCCGGCCTGGAGCGCGGCGGCGTTCGACCGGATCGACGGACGCTACTGCCTGCGGGAGCCGTATCGAACCGGCGTGCGTTTCGAGCGCCAGGACGTGCGCACCGCGCTCCCTGACCGGCGCTTCGATCTGATCCTCTGCCGGAATCTCGCCTTCACGTACTTCGACGCCGCCCTGCAGCGCGAGACCCTCGGACGCCTGCTCGCGCGCCTGCGCCCCGGCGGCGCGTTCGTGATCGGCCGGCGCGAGGCGCTGCCCGAGGGAAGCCACCTCGCCGCCTGGCGCGGGGACCTCGGGGTCTATCGCCTGCCCCCGTGA
- a CDS encoding FxsA family protein encodes MSVFRLFFVVVLLVALAEIYLFAKVGQLIGATNTVLLVVLTAFVGVVLLRLQGFVTVNRVRGALARGELPALPLLEGFGLLVAGGLLLLPGFLTDAVGLALFVPGIRRAVIRRLVGSSLMPRPPVGPAPERRGPRVIEGEVTRRDD; translated from the coding sequence ATGTCGGTGTTCCGTCTCTTTTTCGTCGTCGTTCTGCTCGTCGCGCTGGCGGAGATCTATCTGTTCGCGAAGGTCGGGCAGCTCATCGGCGCGACGAACACCGTCCTGCTGGTCGTGCTCACCGCCTTCGTCGGCGTCGTGCTCCTGCGGTTGCAGGGTTTCGTGACGGTGAACCGCGTGCGCGGCGCGCTCGCGCGCGGCGAGCTTCCCGCTCTCCCGCTGCTCGAGGGGTTCGGCCTGCTGGTGGCCGGAGGCCTCCTGCTGCTTCCCGGATTCCTTACCGACGCCGTCGGCCTCGCCCTGTTCGTGCCCGGGATTCGCCGGGCGGTGATCCGCCGGCTCGTCGGCTCCTCGCTGATGCCGCGCCCGCCGGTCGGGCCGGCGCCGGAGCGGCGCGGCCCGCGCGTCATCGAAGGCGAAGTGACGCGCCGCGACGACTGA
- a CDS encoding c-type cytochrome has translation MRRRTRVARRTSAATALVLALVGCATDERAAQTSLSGEQVYRETCSACHATGVANAPRLGDRKAWAPLVEEGQAVLTAHAWVGVRAMPPGGGRPDLSLLEFGRAAAYMARAAGERWEDPDAEMLERIREEEEKRVEELRAKKESGTGS, from the coding sequence ATGCGCAGGCGCACGAGGGTTGCGCGTCGCACGTCGGCCGCGACGGCGCTCGTTCTCGCGCTAGTGGGATGCGCGACCGACGAGCGCGCCGCGCAGACGTCCCTGTCCGGAGAACAGGTCTACCGGGAGACATGCAGCGCGTGCCACGCGACGGGCGTCGCCAACGCGCCCCGGTTGGGCGACCGGAAGGCGTGGGCACCGCTCGTCGAGGAGGGGCAGGCCGTGCTCACCGCCCATGCCTGGGTCGGCGTGCGGGCCATGCCGCCGGGAGGCGGAAGGCCCGACCTGTCGCTGCTCGAGTTCGGCCGCGCCGCCGCGTACATGGCGCGTGCGGCGGGAGAACGCTGGGAGGACCCCGACGCCGAGATGCTCGAGCGCATCCGCGAGGAAGAGGAGAAGCGCGTCGAGGAGCTCCGCGCGAAGAAGGAATCAGGGACCGGTTCCTGA
- a CDS encoding sugar O-acetyltransferase → MKGEKFNMLRGEFYDPADPQLTKERRHARLLLRALNRSRPGRPRVRARIIRALFAAVGDDVWIEPPFFCDYGSNIAVGDKVFFNFNCVILDAAAVRIGSRVLFGPAVQLYAATHPLDVAERRLGLELARPIAVGDDVWIGGGAIVLPGVTIGSGTVIGAGSVVTTDIPGGVVAAGNPCKVLREAGNGA, encoded by the coding sequence ATGAAAGGCGAGAAGTTCAACATGCTGCGGGGAGAGTTCTACGATCCCGCGGACCCGCAGCTCACGAAGGAACGGCGGCACGCCCGGCTTCTCCTCAGGGCGCTGAACCGCTCCCGGCCCGGTCGCCCGCGAGTCCGCGCGCGCATCATCAGGGCGCTGTTCGCCGCGGTGGGCGACGACGTGTGGATCGAACCGCCCTTCTTCTGCGACTACGGCAGCAACATCGCGGTCGGCGACAAGGTCTTCTTCAACTTCAACTGCGTCATCCTGGACGCGGCCGCCGTGCGCATCGGCAGCCGCGTCCTCTTCGGGCCTGCCGTGCAGCTGTATGCGGCGACGCATCCACTCGACGTCGCCGAACGCCGCTTGGGCCTCGAGCTGGCCAGACCGATCGCGGTCGGCGACGACGTCTGGATCGGGGGCGGAGCCATCGTCCTGCCGGGCGTCACGATCGGATCCGGGACCGTGATCGGGGCAGGGAGCGTCGTGACGACGGATATCCCGGGGGGCGTGGTCGCGGCCGGAAACCCCTGCAAGGTGCTGCGCGAAGCCGGGAATGGGGCGTGA
- a CDS encoding MbcA/ParS/Xre antitoxin family protein, whose translation MTGIAHVQPTVPKANLESRPARVALARQITKLFELWALSAVDQAALLGLSPDSRSAVSRYRKGEPLAPNRDMLERAGHLLAIHKSLRIIFPHNRDLVYRWVSAPNRRFGGRSPLDIMREQGYLGIVAVRRYLDFERGR comes from the coding sequence ATGACCGGCATCGCGCACGTCCAGCCCACGGTCCCGAAGGCGAACCTCGAGAGCCGTCCGGCTCGCGTGGCGCTCGCCCGACAGATCACGAAGCTCTTCGAGCTGTGGGCGCTGAGCGCCGTCGATCAGGCCGCGCTCCTCGGGCTCTCCCCCGACTCGCGCTCGGCCGTCAGCCGCTACCGCAAGGGCGAGCCCCTCGCCCCCAACCGCGACATGCTCGAGCGCGCGGGTCACCTGCTCGCGATCCACAAGTCCCTGCGCATCATTTTCCCGCACAACCGGGATCTGGTTTACCGGTGGGTGAGCGCGCCGAACCGCCGCTTCGGCGGACGCTCGCCGCTCGACATCATGCGCGAGCAGGGGTACCTCGGCATCGTCGCCGTGCGCCGCTACCTCGACTTCGAGCGCGGGCGCTAG
- a CDS encoding c-type cytochrome, translating into MRTRRLIPFLLLPLLAACSKEEAPQTSTQQSAATSAPAAPAATTPDKAPAAGQQAQAPSAPAAAGGAAAKGEDVYKQTCTACHATGVAGAPKLGDKADWEPRIAQGKDVLYEHSIKGYTGKKGVMPPKGGNMSLSDEQVKAAVDYMVAQAK; encoded by the coding sequence ATGCGCACGCGCAGACTGATTCCCTTCCTGCTTCTTCCGCTCCTCGCCGCCTGCAGCAAGGAAGAAGCGCCGCAGACGTCGACGCAACAGTCCGCCGCGACCTCGGCGCCCGCTGCACCGGCGGCCACGACGCCCGACAAGGCGCCGGCGGCCGGCCAGCAGGCCCAGGCGCCCTCCGCGCCGGCGGCCGCGGGCGGCGCGGCCGCGAAGGGCGAGGACGTGTACAAGCAGACCTGCACCGCGTGCCACGCGACCGGCGTGGCGGGCGCGCCCAAGCTCGGGGACAAGGCCGATTGGGAGCCGCGCATCGCGCAGGGCAAGGACGTGCTCTACGAGCACTCGATCAAGGGCTACACCGGCAAGAAGGGCGTGATGCCGCCGAAGGGCGGCAACATGTCGCTCAGCGACGAGCAGGTGAAGGCCGCGGTCGACTACATGGTGGCGCAGGCGAAGTAA
- a CDS encoding NfeD family protein codes for MTDPLAKRKKPRVVSAIVLGALLPLLALAVLWPHVGVVTAVLVFVAGALLAFVADSRLQALTPREEMVGREGVVAYPFRQDANGVYLGNVQIGTESWTATAAEADAPGLTAGRRIRVTDIEGLVLRVRPLDRRG; via the coding sequence ATGACGGATCCGCTCGCGAAGCGCAAGAAACCCCGGGTCGTGTCCGCGATCGTGCTGGGAGCGCTGCTCCCGCTGCTCGCGCTGGCGGTTCTCTGGCCGCACGTGGGGGTCGTGACCGCCGTGCTGGTCTTCGTCGCCGGCGCGCTTCTGGCTTTCGTGGCGGATTCGCGCCTGCAGGCGCTCACGCCCAGGGAGGAGATGGTGGGGCGCGAGGGCGTCGTCGCGTATCCGTTCAGGCAGGACGCGAACGGCGTCTATCTCGGCAACGTGCAGATCGGCACGGAAAGCTGGACCGCGACCGCGGCGGAGGCGGATGCCCCCGGGCTGACCGCCGGCCGCAGGATCCGGGTAACGGATATCGAAGGTCTGGTGCTGCGCGTGCGGCCGCTCGACCGACGCGGATGA
- a CDS encoding RES family NAD+ phosphorylase — translation MLPAELLDTVVPFDDDAFRNIKSIRESQDLFDDLSPSKADRACAQAASEGPASGFPPLIARPFDYGTVITFPFVPENWHVTRFSDGTLYGVWYGSLELETTVHETVYHWVRFVRDSFPDYDREIRAERRLFRARVNALLVDLRGKEAMFPGLVDPDSYGFTHPVGRYLHEQRQNGLLVKSARCDGTNCNVFAPEALSNVRDVCYLTYRFVPTATQLAVERASGRRWLRLAV, via the coding sequence GTGCTGCCCGCGGAGCTGCTCGACACGGTCGTCCCGTTCGACGACGACGCCTTCCGCAACATCAAGTCGATCCGGGAGTCGCAGGACCTGTTCGACGACCTCTCTCCCTCCAAAGCCGATCGCGCCTGCGCGCAGGCGGCCTCGGAGGGGCCGGCGAGCGGCTTCCCGCCGTTGATCGCCCGGCCTTTCGACTACGGCACGGTCATCACCTTCCCCTTCGTCCCCGAGAACTGGCACGTCACGCGCTTCAGCGATGGCACGCTCTACGGCGTGTGGTACGGCTCGCTGGAGCTCGAAACGACCGTGCACGAAACGGTCTACCACTGGGTCCGCTTCGTGCGCGACAGCTTCCCGGATTACGACCGCGAGATCCGCGCGGAACGCCGGCTTTTCCGCGCGCGCGTGAACGCGCTCCTCGTCGACCTCCGCGGCAAGGAGGCGATGTTCCCGGGGCTCGTCGATCCGGACAGCTACGGCTTCACGCATCCGGTCGGGCGTTACCTGCACGAGCAGCGGCAGAACGGGCTGCTGGTGAAGTCGGCGCGCTGCGACGGGACCAACTGCAACGTCTTCGCGCCGGAGGCGCTTTCGAACGTGCGCGACGTGTGCTACCTGACGTACCGCTTCGTTCCCACCGCGACGCAACTCGCGGTCGAACGGGCGTCCGGAAGGCGCTGGTTGCGCCTGGCCGTCTAG
- a CDS encoding ATP-dependent DNA helicase, with the protein MLMLPARAGRRNPKSGQRLHMSEFERWRSREAVGPGGPLARRIPGFAPRPAQQKMAHAVEKALESRKTLVAESGTGTGKTYAYLVPALLSGLRVIVSTGTRTLQDQLFRRDLPRVRDALELPARVALLKGRGNYLCLHRLGVTAEEGRFATRAQSAEFQRIRAWAFGTRSGDIAEAGEVPEESELWPRVTSTADNCLGGQCAHYDECFVNRARREAAGAELLVVNHHLFFADLALREEGFAQLLPSADAVIFDEAHQLPEIASDFFGVTLSSHQLRNLGRDTISEDLREASGLATLRPAAEALEKAVQDFRLAFGIEARRDHWDRVAGTGAFKDALRALHEHLEELTVQLETVAGRGPGLANCARRSQALRERLERFEAGPLDEIAWFETGPRSFMLRLTPLSIAREFGSRIAGLGAKAWVYTSATLAVGEDFSHFTGQLGLEDAHTARWESPFDYASQALLYVPPGLPDPASRDYTLRVVEAALPVLRASEGRAFLLFTSHRALRIAAEQLAGRLDYPLFVQGTAARAQLLERFVAAGNGVLLGTASFWEGVDVKGPTLSCVVIDKLPFGSPEDPVLKARSEAMTAAGRNPFREFQLPEAVIALKQGAGRLIRDAADRGVLVICDPRLLSRSYGRLFLDSLPPMPLTRAQADVERFFREAGAVDTDTATL; encoded by the coding sequence ATGCTCATGCTGCCCGCGCGCGCGGGACGACGCAACCCGAAGAGCGGCCAACGGCTTCACATGTCCGAATTCGAGCGATGGCGAAGCCGCGAGGCGGTGGGCCCGGGCGGCCCGCTCGCGCGGCGGATTCCCGGTTTCGCGCCCCGCCCCGCGCAGCAGAAGATGGCGCACGCGGTCGAAAAGGCCCTCGAGAGCCGGAAAACGCTCGTCGCCGAATCCGGCACGGGCACCGGCAAGACCTACGCCTACCTGGTGCCGGCGCTGCTCTCCGGCCTGCGCGTGATCGTCTCCACCGGCACCCGGACCCTCCAGGACCAGCTCTTCCGGCGCGACCTGCCGCGCGTGCGCGATGCCCTGGAGCTGCCCGCGCGCGTCGCCCTGCTCAAGGGCCGCGGGAACTACCTCTGCCTGCACCGGCTCGGCGTCACCGCGGAAGAGGGCCGATTCGCGACGCGCGCGCAAAGCGCCGAGTTCCAGCGGATCCGGGCGTGGGCGTTCGGCACGCGCTCGGGCGACATCGCCGAGGCCGGCGAAGTGCCCGAGGAGTCCGAGCTCTGGCCGCGCGTGACCTCGACCGCGGACAATTGCCTCGGCGGGCAGTGCGCGCATTACGACGAATGCTTCGTCAACCGCGCGCGCCGCGAGGCGGCCGGCGCGGAGCTCCTCGTCGTCAACCATCATCTCTTCTTCGCCGATCTCGCCCTTCGCGAGGAGGGCTTCGCGCAGCTCCTGCCTTCCGCCGACGCCGTCATCTTCGACGAGGCCCACCAGCTCCCCGAGATCGCCTCGGATTTCTTCGGCGTCACGCTGAGCAGCCACCAGCTGCGCAACCTCGGGCGCGACACCATTTCCGAGGACCTGCGCGAGGCGAGCGGGCTGGCCACGCTGCGGCCCGCGGCGGAGGCGCTGGAGAAGGCGGTGCAGGACTTCCGCCTCGCGTTCGGGATCGAAGCCCGGCGCGATCACTGGGATCGCGTGGCCGGCACGGGCGCGTTCAAGGACGCGCTGCGCGCGCTGCACGAGCATCTCGAGGAGCTGACCGTGCAGCTCGAGACGGTGGCGGGGAGAGGGCCCGGTCTCGCGAACTGCGCGCGGCGTTCGCAGGCGCTGAGGGAGCGGCTCGAGCGCTTCGAGGCCGGACCGCTCGACGAGATCGCCTGGTTCGAGACGGGACCGCGAAGCTTCATGCTGCGCCTCACGCCGCTCTCGATCGCGCGCGAGTTCGGCTCCCGGATCGCGGGATTGGGCGCGAAGGCCTGGGTCTACACCTCGGCGACGCTCGCCGTGGGCGAGGACTTCTCGCACTTCACCGGGCAACTGGGTCTGGAGGACGCGCACACCGCGCGCTGGGAGAGCCCGTTCGACTACGCGAGCCAGGCGCTCCTCTACGTGCCGCCGGGCCTGCCCGATCCGGCCTCGCGCGACTACACGCTCCGCGTCGTCGAGGCGGCCCTACCCGTGCTGCGCGCGAGCGAGGGCCGGGCGTTTCTGCTCTTCACCAGCCACCGCGCGCTCCGCATCGCGGCCGAGCAGCTCGCGGGAAGGCTCGACTATCCCTTGTTCGTTCAGGGCACCGCCGCCCGCGCGCAGCTCCTCGAGCGCTTCGTCGCGGCGGGCAACGGCGTGCTGCTCGGCACGGCGAGCTTCTGGGAGGGCGTCGACGTGAAGGGGCCGACGCTCTCGTGCGTGGTCATCGACAAGCTCCCGTTCGGCTCGCCCGAGGACCCGGTGCTCAAGGCGCGCTCGGAGGCCATGACGGCGGCGGGGCGAAATCCCTTCCGCGAGTTCCAGCTGCCCGAGGCCGTGATCGCGCTCAAGCAGGGCGCGGGACGGCTGATCCGCGACGCGGCGGATCGCGGCGTGCTGGTGATCTGCGATCCGCGCCTGCTGTCGCGCTCGTACGGACGGCTGTTCCTCGACAGCCTGCCGCCGATGCCGCTCACGCGCGCGCAGGCGGACGTCGAGCGCTTTTTCCGCGAGGCCGGCGCGGTGGATACGGATACGGCCACACTTTAA